The Chloracidobacterium sp. genome includes a window with the following:
- a CDS encoding NAD(P)-dependent oxidoreductase — translation MARILVTGGLGVVGAGLVRELRERRHEVIACDLAHQPDEVAFGLQGDIREPRYARCDVSEYRQLVRLFDHFGHFDYVFHCAAEFGRWNGEDFYETLWRTNVIGTKHLLRLQESRRFRLVHFSSSEIYGDYPHLMVEHITDEVEIKQLNDYAMSKWVNEMQIRNAIEQHGVECVVVRLFNTYGPGEYYSPYRSVNCRFLYCALHGLPWTVYRGHARTSTFLADTVRTVANLVERFKPGETYNIGGDRLHTIEELSETVIKVTGASPSLVRYAESEPLTTKIKLVDTSKAVRDLDHRNTYSLEEGLRITADWMRQVYKLDKT, via the coding sequence ATGGCGCGGATTCTGGTCACAGGCGGTCTAGGCGTAGTTGGCGCCGGGCTGGTTCGTGAACTCCGCGAACGACGTCACGAGGTCATCGCCTGCGATTTGGCGCATCAACCCGATGAAGTCGCTTTTGGCCTGCAAGGCGACATACGGGAGCCGCGTTACGCCCGCTGTGACGTTAGCGAGTACCGGCAGCTTGTCCGCCTATTTGATCACTTCGGTCATTTCGATTACGTGTTCCACTGTGCGGCGGAGTTCGGACGGTGGAACGGCGAAGACTTCTACGAAACGCTCTGGCGCACGAACGTCATCGGTACTAAGCACCTGCTGCGCCTTCAGGAAAGTCGGCGTTTTCGGTTGGTTCACTTCTCCTCATCGGAAATCTACGGCGATTATCCACACCTGATGGTTGAACACATCACCGACGAGGTGGAAATCAAGCAGCTCAACGACTACGCGATGTCAAAGTGGGTCAATGAGATGCAGATTCGCAACGCCATCGAACAACACGGGGTGGAATGCGTCGTAGTGCGGCTGTTCAACACCTATGGCCCGGGCGAATACTACAGCCCGTACCGCTCGGTGAATTGCCGATTTCTTTACTGCGCGCTCCACGGGCTGCCTTGGACAGTCTATCGCGGGCATGCTCGTACCTCGACGTTTCTGGCGGACACTGTGCGGACAGTGGCGAATCTGGTCGAGCGATTCAAGCCAGGTGAGACCTACAACATTGGCGGCGACCGGTTGCACACCATTGAAGAACTGTCGGAGACGGTTATCAAAGTGACTGGCGCTTCACCGTCGCTGGTGCGTTACGCCGAGTCCGAACCGCTGACAACGAAAATCAAACTTGTCGACACAAGCAAAGCGGTGCGCGACCTCGATCACCGCAACACGTATAGCTTGGAAGAGGGTTTGCGCATCACCGCCGACTGGATGCGGCAGGTGTACAAACTTGATAAGACCTAA
- a CDS encoding STAS domain-containing protein, translated as MSLTISHRNVGDVAILDLSGKITIGEGSVQLREAVKSLLENGNKNILLNLGDVSYVDSSGIGELVHSYTTVKNQQGQLKLLNLTKKIKDLLMITKLLTVFDTFDNEADAVASFA; from the coding sequence ATGTCACTGACCATCTCCCACCGCAATGTTGGCGATGTCGCCATTCTTGACTTGAGCGGCAAGATCACCATCGGCGAAGGCAGCGTCCAACTTCGCGAGGCAGTCAAGTCGCTGCTTGAAAATGGCAACAAGAACATCCTGCTCAATCTGGGTGATGTGAGTTACGTTGACAGCTCCGGCATCGGCGAGTTGGTTCACAGCTACACCACGGTCAAGAATCAGCAGGGTCAACTCAAGCTGTTGAATCTCACTAAGAAGATCAAGGACCTGCTGATGATCACTAAGCTGCTCACCGTGTTTGACACTTTTGACAACGAGGCCGACGCCGTGGCGAGCTTCGCCTAG
- a CDS encoding SH3 domain-containing protein, with protein MSPTLPPQGRHWLFALAALLALTGQAACLKTAGGGDKLDDGVVITERVDMFNSTALVNSKIGQLRKGDKVAIYHQAEVNGVEWAKVQKEGESKVGWIEARHIVLQRLLDACRALEQENIAVQPQIGGRLKRETRLRVQPSRDSEVITVLKSGTEFDILKRRRVEQRIPVTDESERPGADENDVKYDTWYLVRFPENSIYRIGWLYGGSVELIEPPAIAGIIGGGRRIAGAIPFGTTLDKNGIALKNYFILDKQIFSNDPVADFDRIYVVRLDPKTGNYTSAYYESPVRGLYPVAYQNDSDTEARFFVPLMDKNGNVTQVEYTAGLVNNVWVVRKGKLPPPAVPNRRR; from the coding sequence ATGTCGCCCACTTTGCCGCCGCAAGGTCGCCACTGGTTGTTTGCGCTTGCCGCTCTGCTTGCCCTAACCGGACAGGCGGCCTGCCTGAAAACCGCTGGCGGTGGCGACAAGCTGGACGACGGGGTCGTGATCACCGAGCGTGTGGATATGTTTAACTCGACGGCTCTAGTCAACTCCAAGATTGGGCAACTCCGGAAAGGCGACAAAGTCGCCATCTATCACCAAGCGGAAGTCAACGGCGTTGAATGGGCCAAGGTTCAAAAGGAAGGCGAATCTAAAGTCGGCTGGATTGAGGCGCGGCACATTGTTCTACAACGGCTGCTAGACGCCTGCCGAGCGCTTGAGCAGGAAAATATCGCTGTTCAGCCGCAAATCGGCGGCCGCCTCAAGCGCGAAACGCGCCTGCGGGTGCAACCCAGCCGCGATTCGGAAGTCATTACCGTCCTCAAAAGCGGTACAGAATTTGACATCCTCAAGCGCCGGCGGGTGGAACAGCGCATTCCTGTTACGGATGAATCCGAAAGGCCGGGCGCGGACGAAAACGACGTCAAGTACGATACGTGGTATCTCGTTCGTTTCCCAGAGAACTCGATCTACCGGATTGGGTGGCTGTACGGCGGCTCGGTTGAACTCATTGAGCCGCCCGCCATCGCCGGCATTATCGGTGGTGGGCGGCGCATCGCTGGCGCCATCCCCTTCGGGACGACCCTCGACAAGAACGGCATCGCCCTGAAAAACTATTTCATTCTTGACAAGCAGATTTTCAGCAACGATCCGGTCGCAGACTTTGACCGCATTTATGTTGTCCGGCTTGACCCGAAGACCGGCAACTACACGTCGGCTTACTACGAGTCGCCGGTGCGGGGGCTGTATCCGGTCGCCTATCAGAATGACAGCGACACAGAGGCCAGATTCTTTGTCCCGCTCATGGATAAAAACGGCAATGTGACGCAGGTCGAATACACGGCTGGACTGGTCAACAACGTCTGGGTAGTTAGGAAGGGCAAACTTCCACCGCCCGCTGTACCAAACCGACGTAGGTGA
- a CDS encoding ATP-binding protein, with the protein MEGTPNDSLDAAGTVIEVTIASHYRFVEMVGTVADQLTQLAGFEAESADWVGLAVRESIVNAIKHGNQLDASKPVRVRFQLTDEQLIVVVRDCGNGFDVTHLADPCAPENLLNPNGRGIFYMRTFMDNVEFLPHCQGGLEVRMIKYRPNNHHHRSC; encoded by the coding sequence GTGGAAGGGACGCCAAACGACAGTCTTGATGCGGCCGGTACGGTCATCGAAGTCACGATTGCGAGCCACTATCGGTTTGTCGAAATGGTCGGAACCGTCGCGGATCAACTGACGCAGTTAGCTGGGTTTGAGGCTGAAAGCGCGGATTGGGTGGGCTTGGCGGTACGGGAGTCGATTGTCAACGCCATCAAGCATGGCAACCAACTGGACGCTTCGAAACCGGTACGTGTCCGCTTCCAGCTAACGGATGAACAGCTGATTGTGGTGGTGCGTGACTGCGGCAATGGGTTTGACGTGACGCATCTGGCCGACCCGTGCGCGCCTGAAAATCTTCTGAACCCGAATGGTCGGGGCATTTTTTACATGCGAACGTTCATGGATAACGTTGAATTCTTACCTCATTGCCAAGGCGGTCTTGAAGTCCGCATGATCAAGTATCGTCCAAACAATCACCACCACCGCAGTTGTTAG
- a CDS encoding D-alanine--D-alanine ligase: MLQRLTVGVIFGGRSSEHEVSLRSAATILAALDPKRYRAIPIGITRAGVWQTGAAASAMLQTGAGSPTPLAVSSTPAASPAQVLASLIGVLEELDVAIPVLHGTYGEDGTIQGLFEMLNLPYVGCGVLASAAGMDKIVMKQLFRQAGLPIVRFRWFSRHDWVTQGARLTDDVLRELGLPVFVKPANLGSSVGITRVDEPSGFRAAVELAARYDRRIIVEQGHEVREIEVSVLGNDQPEASLPGEIISGAAFYDYADKYSPDSQSQLVIPAPLSPEQSEEVRRLAVRAFQAIDAAGLARVDFFLLRRTNEIVVNEINTMPGFTRISMYPKLWEASGRPLTSVLDQLIELALARHTEKARLARGLTFETAATAQCDR; the protein is encoded by the coding sequence GTGTTACAACGACTTACTGTTGGGGTCATTTTTGGTGGGCGCTCCAGCGAGCATGAGGTATCGCTTCGTTCGGCGGCGACCATTCTTGCAGCTTTAGATCCAAAGCGTTATCGCGCCATCCCGATTGGTATTACGCGGGCCGGCGTGTGGCAGACCGGCGCGGCGGCTTCGGCCATGCTTCAGACAGGTGCAGGGTCGCCGACGCCTTTGGCGGTGTCCTCGACGCCAGCAGCCTCGCCGGCGCAAGTCTTGGCTTCGTTGATAGGTGTGCTTGAGGAACTCGATGTAGCGATTCCTGTATTGCACGGCACGTACGGCGAGGACGGTACGATTCAGGGACTCTTTGAGATGCTGAACCTGCCCTATGTCGGCTGCGGTGTGTTGGCGTCAGCCGCTGGTATGGATAAGATCGTAATGAAGCAGCTTTTCCGGCAAGCTGGGCTGCCGATTGTCAGGTTCCGCTGGTTTTCCCGCCATGACTGGGTGACGCAAGGCGCGCGTTTGACAGATGATGTGCTTCGGGAACTTGGGCTGCCGGTGTTCGTCAAACCGGCCAACTTAGGGTCGTCGGTGGGGATTACGCGCGTGGATGAGCCGTCCGGTTTCCGCGCCGCTGTAGAACTGGCCGCACGGTATGACCGGCGCATTATCGTCGAACAAGGTCACGAGGTACGGGAGATTGAAGTTAGCGTTTTAGGCAATGACCAGCCGGAAGCCAGCCTCCCTGGTGAAATCATCAGCGGGGCGGCCTTTTACGACTACGCCGACAAGTATTCACCCGATAGTCAGTCGCAGCTTGTCATTCCGGCGCCGCTGTCGCCGGAGCAAAGTGAGGAAGTGCGCCGGTTGGCGGTGCGTGCGTTTCAGGCAATTGACGCCGCCGGGTTGGCGCGCGTGGATTTCTTCCTTTTGCGCCGAACAAACGAAATTGTCGTCAATGAAATCAACACGATGCCGGGCTTTACGCGCATCAGCATGTACCCCAAACTGTGGGAAGCCAGTGGGCGGCCGCTGACTTCCGTCCTCGATCAACTCATTGAGCTTGCATTAGCCCGCCATACCGAGAAAGCACGGCTGGCGCGTGGTTTGACGTTTGAAACGGCCGCCACGGCGCAATGCGACCGGTAA
- a CDS encoding nuclease, producing the protein MNFLFHRCKSTGATPRAAGDAAMDSGVGTNMHLDMTSAPSRRAMLALALGAAVGAAALFCLPWSRTTRADASFNSRVAVAPSALATTTMTTVYTENFNGLDGGLPPGWTVRTGATASSLGTAATFSATRIDWGNTSGAFKNFASANNSGFNASTPAAAQNSAPDRALGIRQTGTFGDPGAAFTYQRDTTGETIAAISFDAQMLSVQPRSTTWTLQYGVGASPTSFVTLATYNDPGAWGNTNISVTLTPTQSAEVSNQPSVFFRVVALTDSSGSGARDSFGIDNFTLSSGGPPPTAPIVPSCPGAVSAFQGTTAVACGLSATDADSIVNNAVVFSVTPPTAGFSIVDFTPAGGVGGTATATLQIANTVPTGTYTVVVRWSNNDTPTPQTADCTITVNVVAATPVIAINQIQGATNTSPLVSTVQTTEGVVYGLRSNGFFIQTPDGSPLNDGDPNTSEGIFVFTGSAPPVQIGNLVRVRGTVAEFVPAADPQQPSVTQLSGTLTIARLACSAPLPAPTVITPTIAGTPSALEPALPLRYERFEGMRVQVNHLAVVSPTGGSVNETTATATTNGVFYGVVAEPCTSGFCFNRPFREPGIRFPDTVPNGGVTGTLPPPANVPRWDANPELIRVFSTGQPGTTALNVPAGNPVTLPVAGIVTNLIGAMDYAFRTFTILPEAANPPVFSNPGVPGVGVEAPLPIVPPSNVTIASMNLERFFDDRNDPGRSEPVLTPTAYTNRLNKFSLQVRNVLRNPDVIGLQEVEAPTDNLPVVINDMAARLNTDNGNPTNGNPSLPFYVGYIFPTNDVGGIAVAYLVNTNRITVGSVTQVGASDTYVRPDGSTTILNDRPPIILQGSLGSYAFTVINLHQRSLNDIATGGAPINGYPNEGYRVRHKRQLQAEFVANLIRQRQINNPNERMVVIGDFNGFQFNDGYTDIYNTILGNPPTPPASGANETRVVLAPTGAWNPPTPPLVSLTGTTTTENNYSFLFDGSAQTLDQVAVTPNVASEGAYAESARVNADFPEVDRNNPASPRRLSDHDPKRVVLVVPTATPVLQNCRVSLNVVSSGLSGNTCGLPNYAGDLVITSVLTNTSSQPISNVFVQVVGLGYPDSTPTGVIVASPNPHRLLTADGATCSSGGQAGANQSTINGQAPIGSNTPIGTLNPGDSRTLTFRIALPAVRRMRFFVNVFGVGGTACPVASNESRANGPVMATTTTIDGPALGFELLRDKGGVTVKPVEDHSAKRGAKTAAGRR; encoded by the coding sequence ATGAACTTTCTTTTTCACCGCTGCAAGTCAACCGGGGCGACGCCACGCGCCGCCGGCGACGCAGCCATGGATTCAGGAGTTGGAACTAATATGCACTTGGATATGACCAGCGCCCCATCGCGTCGCGCGATGTTGGCGCTTGCGCTTGGCGCGGCCGTCGGCGCGGCCGCGCTTTTCTGTTTGCCCTGGTCGCGGACAACCCGCGCCGACGCTTCCTTCAATAGCCGCGTCGCAGTCGCGCCGTCCGCCTTGGCGACGACCACCATGACGACGGTTTATACGGAGAACTTCAACGGCCTCGATGGCGGGCTGCCCCCCGGCTGGACGGTGCGCACCGGCGCGACAGCGAGTTCACTGGGGACGGCTGCAACCTTCTCCGCAACGCGGATAGATTGGGGAAATACCAGCGGCGCTTTCAAAAACTTCGCTTCAGCCAACAACTCCGGCTTCAATGCTTCGACGCCGGCCGCTGCGCAGAACAGCGCCCCCGACCGCGCGCTGGGCATCCGGCAGACCGGCACTTTTGGCGATCCCGGCGCGGCGTTCACTTACCAGCGCGACACCACCGGCGAAACCATTGCCGCCATCAGCTTCGACGCGCAGATGCTGAGCGTCCAGCCGCGCAGTACGACATGGACGCTCCAGTACGGCGTCGGCGCGTCTCCCACGTCCTTCGTAACGCTGGCGACCTACAACGACCCCGGCGCATGGGGCAACACCAACATTTCAGTGACGCTGACGCCGACGCAATCCGCCGAGGTAAGCAACCAGCCGAGCGTATTCTTCCGCGTTGTGGCGCTGACCGACTCAAGCGGCAGCGGCGCCCGCGACAGCTTCGGCATTGACAACTTCACGCTTTCCAGCGGCGGCCCGCCGCCGACCGCGCCCATCGTGCCTTCCTGCCCCGGCGCGGTTTCGGCTTTCCAGGGCACAACGGCCGTCGCCTGCGGCTTGAGCGCCACGGACGCCGACAGCATCGTGAACAATGCCGTCGTCTTCAGCGTGACGCCGCCGACGGCGGGCTTCTCGATTGTGGACTTCACGCCGGCCGGCGGCGTGGGCGGCACGGCGACGGCGACGCTCCAAATCGCCAACACCGTGCCGACCGGCACATACACGGTTGTTGTTCGCTGGTCGAACAACGACACGCCGACGCCTCAAACGGCGGACTGCACGATTACGGTTAACGTTGTAGCGGCGACACCGGTCATAGCCATCAACCAGATTCAGGGCGCCACCAACACCTCGCCGCTCGTCAGCACGGTGCAGACGACGGAAGGCGTCGTCTATGGTCTGCGCAGCAACGGCTTCTTCATTCAGACGCCGGACGGTTCTCCGCTCAACGACGGCGATCCAAACACGTCGGAAGGCATTTTTGTCTTCACGGGCAGCGCGCCGCCGGTGCAGATCGGCAACCTCGTGCGCGTACGCGGCACGGTGGCGGAGTTCGTGCCGGCCGCCGATCCGCAGCAACCGTCCGTGACACAGCTTTCGGGGACGCTGACGATTGCGCGGCTGGCGTGCAGCGCGCCGCTGCCGGCTCCGACGGTCATCACACCGACGATTGCCGGTACGCCGTCGGCGCTGGAGCCGGCTCTGCCGCTGCGTTACGAGCGGTTTGAAGGCATGCGCGTACAGGTCAACCATCTGGCCGTCGTGTCGCCGACCGGCGGGAGCGTGAATGAAACGACCGCCACCGCGACGACCAACGGCGTGTTCTATGGCGTGGTCGCCGAGCCATGCACCAGTGGGTTCTGCTTCAACCGACCGTTCCGTGAGCCGGGGATTCGTTTCCCGGATACCGTACCGAACGGCGGCGTGACAGGAACGCTGCCGCCGCCGGCGAACGTTCCCCGCTGGGACGCCAACCCGGAACTCATCCGTGTCTTCAGCACCGGACAGCCGGGGACGACGGCGCTCAACGTGCCGGCCGGGAATCCTGTGACGTTGCCGGTGGCCGGCATTGTGACCAACTTGATCGGCGCGATGGACTACGCCTTCCGCACCTTCACCATTTTGCCGGAGGCGGCCAACCCGCCGGTGTTTAGCAATCCCGGTGTGCCCGGCGTCGGCGTTGAAGCGCCGCTTCCGATTGTGCCGCCAAGCAATGTGACGATTGCTTCGATGAACCTTGAGCGATTCTTTGACGACCGAAACGATCCGGGGCGCAGCGAGCCGGTATTGACGCCGACGGCCTACACCAACCGGCTCAACAAGTTCTCGCTGCAGGTGCGGAACGTCCTCCGCAACCCGGATGTCATCGGCCTGCAGGAGGTCGAAGCGCCGACGGACAACCTGCCGGTCGTCATCAACGACATGGCGGCTCGGCTCAACACCGACAACGGCAATCCGACCAACGGCAATCCGAGCCTGCCGTTTTATGTCGGCTACATTTTCCCGACGAACGATGTCGGCGGCATCGCCGTGGCGTATCTCGTCAACACGAATCGCATTACGGTGGGCAGCGTGACGCAGGTGGGCGCAAGCGACACCTATGTACGCCCCGACGGCTCAACAACGATTCTCAACGACCGCCCGCCGATCATTTTGCAAGGGTCGCTAGGGAGTTACGCCTTCACCGTCATCAACCTGCACCAGCGGTCGCTGAATGACATCGCCACCGGTGGTGCGCCGATCAACGGGTATCCGAATGAGGGCTACCGGGTTCGGCACAAGCGGCAGTTGCAGGCGGAGTTTGTCGCCAATCTCATTCGCCAGCGGCAGATTAACAACCCGAACGAGCGGATGGTCGTTATCGGCGACTTCAACGGTTTCCAGTTCAATGACGGCTATACGGACATCTACAACACGATTCTGGGGAACCCACCGACGCCGCCTGCGAGCGGCGCGAACGAGACCCGCGTGGTGTTGGCCCCGACCGGCGCGTGGAATCCACCGACGCCGCCGTTGGTGAGTTTGACTGGAACAACAACCACTGAAAATAACTACTCATTTCTATTTGACGGCAGCGCCCAGACGCTCGACCAAGTGGCCGTGACGCCGAATGTCGCCAGCGAAGGGGCGTATGCCGAGTCGGCGCGCGTCAACGCCGACTTCCCCGAAGTTGACCGCAACAACCCGGCATCGCCGCGTCGGTTGTCCGACCACGATCCGAAGCGGGTGGTGCTGGTTGTACCGACAGCGACGCCGGTGCTTCAGAACTGCCGCGTGTCGCTCAATGTGGTGAGCAGCGGCTTGTCGGGCAATACGTGCGGCTTGCCAAACTACGCCGGCGACCTTGTGATCACGTCGGTGCTGACCAACACCAGTTCGCAGCCAATCTCGAATGTCTTCGTGCAGGTCGTTGGTCTGGGCTACCCGGACAGCACGCCGACGGGCGTCATTGTCGCTTCACCGAACCCGCATCGTTTGCTGACAGCCGATGGTGCGACATGCAGCAGCGGCGGACAAGCCGGTGCCAACCAGTCCACCATCAACGGTCAAGCGCCAATCGGCAGTAACACGCCGATTGGGACGCTCAATCCGGGTGACAGCCGGACGCTGACGTTCCGCATCGCTTTGCCGGCTGTCCGACGGATGCGGTTCTTTGTCAACGTCTTCGGCGTCGGCGGAACGGCCTGCCCAGTGGCATCTAATGAAAGCCGCGCCAACGGCCCCGTCATGGCGACGACCACGACGATTGACGGCCCAGCGCTGGGCTTTGAGTTGCTGCGCGACAAGGGCGGTGTGACCGTCAAGCCGGTTGAAGATCATTCGGCAAAGCGCGGCGCAAAGACGGCCGCCGGCCGGCGGTAA
- a CDS encoding alpha/beta fold hydrolase — MTLLFDGPVGPLEGLYTPAPQPRGWAALVCHPHPVFGGTMHNRIVYRTAKAFTAAGAHVLRFNFRGVGASRGSYDGGVGEQEDAAAALDYLHRQHPGDQLVVAGYSFGSWVGFQAAVRRSHVAGLLGIGVPVTRFDFSFLHTVPLPKRIIQGDADDFGPVTAVEAWLSRCREPKGLTVVAGADHFFDGRQAELAAALTAAVAWLQERLTHAPEPVRPG, encoded by the coding sequence ATGACTTTGCTGTTTGACGGCCCGGTAGGGCCGTTAGAGGGACTTTACACGCCAGCGCCACAGCCACGGGGTTGGGCGGCTCTGGTGTGTCATCCGCATCCAGTCTTTGGTGGTACGATGCACAACCGCATCGTGTATCGTACCGCCAAAGCCTTTACGGCGGCTGGCGCGCATGTCCTGCGCTTTAACTTTCGGGGCGTTGGAGCCAGTCGCGGAAGCTATGACGGCGGCGTTGGCGAGCAAGAGGATGCAGCGGCGGCGCTAGACTACCTGCACAGACAACACCCCGGCGACCAGCTCGTTGTCGCGGGTTATTCTTTCGGTTCGTGGGTTGGCTTCCAGGCTGCTGTGCGCCGGTCGCACGTTGCAGGCCTGTTGGGTATTGGCGTCCCGGTCACACGCTTTGATTTTTCATTCTTGCACACTGTCCCATTGCCGAAGCGGATTATTCAAGGCGACGCAGACGATTTTGGGCCGGTGACGGCGGTTGAAGCTTGGCTATCCCGTTGTCGTGAACCCAAAGGACTGACAGTCGTCGCCGGGGCGGATCATTTTTTTGATGGGCGTCAAGCGGAGCTTGCAGCGGCGCTCACGGCCGCCGTAGCTTGGTTACAGGAGCGGCTTACCCATGCCCCCGAGCCGGTGCGGCCGGGTTGA
- a CDS encoding acyltransferase, which yields MTQLDAKRLTELDGIRGFGALVVVLFHYAHLITRQSPPSALKSVADYLGWTIGIMDLFFILSGFLIAGGLYDVRDKPNYFRTFYLRRILRIFPLYYAVVGAFLVVRLVAWAGGLDALYWLIQRPISTLNAADGRWWASYLLYLQNFAMAYTGEYGAYWLSPTWSLAVEEQFYLGLPLLMRYVPLQRLRTTVIGFIIAAPLLRFGFALTPYSNATAQYVLTPFRFDALGFGVLTALLYRDAEAWAWLVHQRQWWWAILAATSGFLFLIYSRRLSFYAPAQIAAFYAAQAVAYTMLFWLVLTHRRGRLAGFFRWSGFVAVGTFSYGLYLLHVPVLGLAHAVVFGGAPNLDTPARILTTVTAAAVALGAAKLSWTYFEEPFIQRGRRFRYD from the coding sequence ATGACACAACTGGATGCGAAACGACTGACCGAACTGGACGGCATTCGCGGCTTTGGCGCGCTGGTTGTCGTCCTGTTCCACTACGCGCACCTCATCACGCGCCAGTCGCCGCCAAGCGCGCTGAAGTCGGTCGCCGATTATCTGGGCTGGACAATTGGCATCATGGACTTGTTTTTCATTCTGTCGGGTTTTTTGATCGCGGGCGGTTTGTACGACGTGCGCGACAAGCCAAACTACTTCAGAACGTTTTACCTGCGGCGCATCCTGCGAATTTTCCCGCTCTACTATGCCGTCGTCGGCGCGTTTCTCGTCGTCCGGCTGGTTGCGTGGGCGGGCGGGTTAGACGCGCTGTACTGGCTCATCCAGCGCCCCATCAGTACGCTCAACGCCGCCGACGGTCGCTGGTGGGCGAGCTACCTGCTGTATCTCCAAAACTTCGCCATGGCGTACACAGGCGAATATGGCGCGTACTGGCTTTCCCCAACGTGGTCGCTGGCGGTCGAAGAGCAGTTCTACCTTGGGCTGCCGCTGCTAATGCGCTACGTCCCGCTGCAGCGCCTACGCACGACAGTCATTGGGTTCATTATCGCTGCGCCGCTACTGCGTTTCGGGTTTGCATTGACGCCTTACTCGAATGCAACGGCACAGTATGTTCTGACGCCCTTTCGCTTTGACGCGCTGGGATTTGGCGTGTTGACGGCGCTGCTGTACCGTGACGCCGAAGCTTGGGCTTGGCTTGTCCACCAGCGGCAATGGTGGTGGGCGATATTGGCGGCAACGAGCGGCTTTCTCTTTCTGATTTACTCCAGACGGCTAAGCTTTTACGCGCCGGCGCAAATTGCCGCATTTTACGCCGCGCAAGCCGTCGCCTACACGATGTTGTTCTGGCTGGTGCTGACGCACCGCAGGGGGCGGCTGGCAGGGTTTTTCCGCTGGTCAGGCTTTGTGGCGGTCGGGACATTCTCCTACGGCCTGTACTTGCTGCATGTTCCGGTGTTGGGTCTGGCGCATGCAGTCGTCTTCGGCGGTGCTCCTAATCTTGATACCCCCGCGCGAATTTTGACGACCGTCACCGCCGC
- a CDS encoding VWA domain-containing protein — protein MTSSIVKDLRLKTLVLLLVGSGLVGFPGSFPEPALYAQTAPGRPAASQNRGRQNQDAGEDVIRITNVTVPVIVTDQDDRFISKLTKDDFEIYENKKKQKIESFEDKTDLPLFVAILMDTSASVKPKLKFQKEATISFLQTIIRRRKDQALFVTFDSTVQLRQDFTDDTNLLAKAIMEVKAGGDTALYDAVYRVCEEKMYNVPTPRKIIIVITDGADTASEHTLEEAIEIAQRYEVLIFGISTRNAGFFGTGAGMVAGEDDEALRKLCTRTGGDVAFPQKVIDLERAFQRIDQTARRYYLLSYEPQDPDTPGYRKIEVRVVTRKNVKVKARDGYMVRRRAIGNGPSL, from the coding sequence ATGACCAGCTCTATTGTGAAGGACCTACGTCTCAAGACGCTGGTCCTGCTTTTGGTTGGAAGCGGCCTCGTTGGTTTTCCAGGCTCTTTTCCAGAGCCAGCGCTTTATGCGCAAACCGCGCCAGGGCGTCCTGCCGCCTCCCAAAACCGAGGGAGGCAAAACCAAGACGCCGGTGAAGACGTCATTCGAATTACTAACGTGACCGTGCCGGTCATCGTGACGGATCAGGATGACCGCTTCATCAGCAAGCTGACGAAGGACGATTTTGAAATCTACGAAAATAAGAAGAAGCAGAAGATTGAATCCTTTGAGGACAAAACCGACCTGCCGCTGTTTGTCGCCATCTTGATGGACACCAGCGCAAGCGTCAAACCGAAGCTGAAGTTCCAGAAGGAAGCTACGATTTCATTTCTTCAGACCATCATCCGGCGGCGCAAAGATCAGGCGCTCTTTGTGACGTTCGACTCGACGGTGCAACTCCGTCAGGACTTCACCGACGACACCAACCTGCTGGCCAAAGCGATTATGGAAGTGAAGGCCGGCGGAGATACGGCCCTCTACGATGCCGTGTATCGCGTTTGTGAAGAGAAAATGTACAACGTCCCGACGCCCCGCAAAATTATCATCGTCATTACCGACGGGGCCGACACCGCCAGCGAACACACCTTGGAGGAGGCCATTGAAATCGCCCAGCGGTACGAGGTGCTGATTTTCGGCATCAGTACGCGCAACGCTGGCTTTTTCGGGACGGGCGCGGGAATGGTCGCCGGCGAGGATGACGAAGCGTTGCGGAAGCTGTGTACCCGAACCGGCGGCGACGTAGCATTTCCCCAGAAGGTGATTGACTTGGAGCGCGCCTTTCAGCGGATAGATCAGACAGCGCGACGGTACTACCTGCTTTCCTACGAGCCGCAGGACCCGGATACGCCCGGCTATCGCAAAATTGAGGTGCGGGTGGTGACTCGTAAGAACGTCAAAGTCAAGGCGCGCGACGGCTATATGGTTCGTCGCCGCGCCATCGGCAACGGGCCGTCGTTGTAG